The following are encoded in a window of bacterium genomic DNA:
- the recA gene encoding recombinase RecA has translation MNKKDGRLKTLGNVVQEIQEKFGEGSIMKLREAAKVDTDAIPTGALSLDLALGIGGIPKGRIIEIYGPESAGKTTLALHIVAEAQKRGGLAAYIDAEHALDPDYSKKIGVKIDDLLISQPDTGEQALDIVETLVKSNVMDVIVIDSVAALTPLAEIEGEMGQQHMGLQARLMSHALRKLTSVIAKSKTAVIFINQIRMKIGVMFGNPETTPGGKALKFYASVRIEVRKLAQIKQGENIVGNRVKANIVKNKVAPPFRKTEFDIFYNEGISYEGDLLNVGVLYGVLTKSGSWYVYGGEKLAQGAEGSRKYLKENPDVTKKIAAEVKKAAATSTVVAEGTPLA, from the coding sequence ATGAATAAGAAAGATGGCCGCTTAAAGACGCTGGGCAATGTTGTTCAGGAAATACAGGAGAAATTCGGCGAGGGCAGCATCATGAAATTGCGCGAAGCCGCGAAAGTCGACACGGATGCTATTCCTACCGGCGCCCTGTCGCTTGATCTGGCGCTTGGCATCGGCGGCATCCCCAAGGGCCGCATCATCGAAATTTACGGTCCCGAGTCCGCCGGAAAAACGACCCTTGCGCTGCACATTGTGGCAGAAGCCCAAAAACGCGGAGGACTTGCGGCATATATTGACGCAGAGCACGCGCTTGACCCGGATTATTCAAAAAAAATAGGCGTAAAGATCGATGATTTGCTTATTTCCCAGCCGGATACGGGAGAGCAGGCCCTCGATATCGTTGAGACCCTGGTAAAATCGAACGTGATGGATGTCATCGTGATCGACTCGGTTGCCGCACTCACGCCTCTGGCCGAAATTGAAGGGGAGATGGGTCAACAGCATATGGGTCTGCAGGCGCGCCTCATGTCTCATGCCTTGCGGAAACTCACTTCGGTCATCGCCAAATCAAAGACGGCAGTCATTTTTATAAACCAGATCCGCATGAAGATCGGCGTCATGTTTGGAAATCCGGAAACAACGCCCGGAGGCAAAGCTTTGAAATTTTATGCATCCGTGCGCATTGAGGTGCGAAAATTGGCGCAGATAAAACAGGGCGAGAATATCGTGGGGAATCGCGTTAAGGCAAACATTGTGAAAAACAAAGTTGCCCCGCCGTTCCGTAAAACGGAGTTTGATATTTTTTACAACGAAGGTATTTCTTATGAAGGGGATCTGTTGAACGTTGGCGTATTGTACGGGGTTCTGACCAAATCGGGCTCCTGGTATGTTTACGGCGGGGAAAAGCTCGCGCAGGGAGCGGAGGGGTCTCGCAAGTATCTTAAAGAGAATCCCGATGTTACAAAGAAGATTGCCGCGGAGGTGAAGAAGGCCGCCGCCACGTCAACTGTTGTAGCCGAGGGGACTCCGCTTGCGTAG